A single region of the Pseudomonas mandelii genome encodes:
- a CDS encoding polyamine ABC transporter substrate-binding protein, with amino-acid sequence MAPVFKLGLPALFLAMAASAQAEEKTLNLYSWADYVPPETLQHFEKETGIHVRYDTFDSSEVLETKLLTGGSGYDVVVPSSSVLARGLAAGALKEIPHEGLKGYANLDPDLLEKLAAVDPGNRYGVPYTWGTLGLGMNVEAVQKRLPGVPLNSLDLLFKPQYAGKLKDCGIAILDSPQEVIGLALHYLGKDPYSTDKADLTAAEALLHQLQPNVLYVATGRQISDLANGSVCLALTYNGDASMAADQARKANKPFEVAYRIPKEGTLVWQDNLAIPKDAPHPEAARAFIEFMLRPESVAALTNTLFFATANRAATPLVDEAVRTDPDIYPLADTRERLYADRSMSLKDMRSRTRLWTTFRSRQ; translated from the coding sequence ATGGCTCCCGTATTCAAACTGGGTTTACCCGCGCTCTTTCTCGCCATGGCCGCGTCGGCCCAGGCAGAGGAAAAAACCCTCAACCTCTACAGTTGGGCCGATTACGTGCCGCCTGAAACCCTGCAGCATTTCGAAAAGGAAACCGGCATTCATGTGCGTTACGACACGTTCGATTCTTCGGAAGTGCTGGAAACCAAACTGCTCACCGGCGGCAGCGGTTATGACGTGGTGGTGCCGTCCTCCAGCGTGCTGGCCCGTGGTCTGGCGGCCGGTGCGCTGAAGGAGATTCCCCACGAAGGGCTCAAGGGCTACGCCAACCTCGACCCGGACCTGCTGGAAAAACTGGCGGCTGTCGACCCCGGCAATCGTTATGGCGTGCCGTATACCTGGGGCACGCTGGGGCTGGGGATGAACGTCGAGGCGGTGCAAAAACGCTTGCCCGGTGTGCCGCTCAACAGCCTCGATCTGCTGTTCAAACCGCAATACGCCGGCAAGCTGAAGGATTGCGGCATTGCGATTCTCGATTCGCCCCAGGAAGTGATTGGCCTGGCGTTGCACTATCTCGGTAAAGATCCCTACAGCACCGACAAGGCAGATCTGACCGCCGCCGAGGCGTTGTTGCATCAGTTGCAGCCCAATGTGCTGTACGTCGCCACCGGGCGGCAGATCAGCGATCTGGCCAATGGCAGCGTGTGCCTGGCCTTGACCTATAACGGCGACGCCAGCATGGCCGCCGACCAGGCGCGCAAGGCCAACAAACCGTTCGAGGTGGCCTACCGGATTCCGAAGGAAGGCACGCTGGTCTGGCAGGACAACCTGGCGATACCCAAGGACGCGCCGCACCCCGAAGCGGCTCGGGCATTCATTGAATTCATGTTGCGCCCCGAGTCCGTCGCGGCGCTGACCAACACGCTGTTCTTTGCCACGGCCAACCGTGCAGCGACGCCACTGGTGGACGAAGCCGTGCGGACCGACCCGGACATCTACCCCCTGGCCGACACCCGCGAACGGCTGTACGCCGACCGCAGCATGAGCCTCAAGGACATGCGCTCGCGCACTCGCCTGTGGACCACTTTCCGTAGCCGCCAATAA
- the speB gene encoding agmatinase, producing the protein MDVPMQNDQALTRDSLFGTAAESTYAGITSFMRRRYSRDLRGVDVVVSGVPFDTATSNRPGARFGPRGIRAASTGIAWERHWPWTFDPFDHLAVIDYGDCAFDYGSPHSVPESIEAHAEQILNGGCAMLTFGGDHFISYPLLKAHARKHGSLSLIHFDAHSDTWPDEEGKRVDHGTMFWHAAKEGLVDPSRSVQIGLRTTNDDHQGFQVLDARQVHRQGCEAIVEAIRARVGDNPVYLTFDIDCLDPAFAPGTGTPVCGGLSTVQALEILGGLRGINLVGMDVVEVAPAYDHADITSLAAATLAMEMLCLYAARHKIDR; encoded by the coding sequence ATGGACGTCCCGATGCAAAACGATCAGGCCCTGACCCGCGACAGCCTCTTTGGTACTGCCGCCGAAAGTACTTACGCCGGTATCACCAGTTTCATGCGTCGTCGCTATAGCCGTGATTTGCGCGGCGTCGACGTGGTGGTCAGCGGTGTGCCGTTCGACACCGCCACCAGCAACCGTCCCGGTGCGCGCTTCGGCCCGCGCGGCATTCGCGCCGCATCGACCGGGATTGCCTGGGAACGCCACTGGCCGTGGACCTTTGACCCGTTCGATCATCTGGCTGTGATCGACTACGGTGATTGCGCCTTCGATTACGGCTCGCCGCACTCGGTGCCGGAAAGCATCGAGGCCCACGCCGAGCAGATCCTGAACGGCGGTTGCGCGATGTTGACGTTCGGCGGCGATCACTTCATCAGCTACCCGCTGCTCAAGGCCCATGCGCGCAAACATGGTTCGCTGTCGCTGATTCACTTCGACGCGCACAGCGACACCTGGCCGGACGAAGAGGGCAAGCGCGTCGATCACGGGACGATGTTCTGGCACGCGGCCAAGGAAGGTTTGGTGGATCCGTCGCGCTCGGTGCAGATCGGCTTGCGCACCACCAATGATGATCACCAGGGCTTCCAGGTGCTGGATGCGCGGCAGGTGCATCGGCAAGGGTGTGAGGCGATTGTCGAGGCGATTCGTGCGCGGGTGGGGGATAACCCGGTGTACCTGACGTTCGATATCGATTGCCTCGACCCGGCGTTCGCACCGGGCACCGGAACGCCGGTGTGTGGAGGCTTGAGCACGGTGCAGGCGCTGGAAATTCTCGGCGGGTTGCGCGGGATCAATCTGGTGGGGATGGACGTGGTGGAAGTCGCGCCGGCCTACGACCATGCGGACATTACGTCACTGGCGGCGGCGACATTGGCGATGGAGATGCTGTGCCTGTATGCGGCCAGGCACAAAATAGACCGGTAA
- a CDS encoding nucleobase:cation symporter-2 family protein: MTSSEHAKPQPRSDLIYGLNDRPHLTATVFAALQHVLASFVGIITPTLIMGGALGLQSEVPYLISMALFVSGLGTFVQARRFGPIGSGLLCLQGTSFSFISVILSAGFMVKARGGGTDEILSTIFGVCFFAAFIEVVLSQFIGKLRMLITPVVTGTIITLMGLSLIKVAMTDIAGGFGAADLGAASHLGLAALVLGTIVVLNRVDVPFLRLGAIVIGLTLGYVVAWLMGDVNFASLPDVPLMSVPVPFKYGFNFDWVAFVPVAVIFLVSPLEAAGDLTANSMISRQPVKGPIYIRRIKSGLLADGLNSAMAAVFNSMPMVTFAQNNGVIQLTGVASRYVAFFIAGLLVLLGLFPMIGAVLQLMPKPVLGGAELVMFGTVAVAGIKILAEAGLHRRNMLIVAISIGMGLGVAAVPEVLRELPKALHNIFESPITVGALCAIVLNIFLPEEFIELEEDDFDPEASILQVMENPDVPAKGEPPRPAAVAQLNR; the protein is encoded by the coding sequence GTGACCTCTTCCGAACACGCAAAACCCCAGCCCCGTTCCGACCTGATCTACGGCCTCAACGACCGCCCACACCTCACCGCCACGGTCTTCGCCGCCTTGCAGCATGTGCTGGCGAGTTTTGTCGGCATCATCACGCCCACCCTGATCATGGGCGGTGCTCTGGGCCTGCAAAGCGAAGTGCCGTACCTGATCAGCATGGCGCTGTTTGTCTCGGGCCTGGGCACCTTTGTTCAGGCGCGTCGGTTCGGCCCGATCGGTTCCGGCCTGTTGTGCCTGCAAGGCACCAGTTTCTCGTTCATCAGCGTGATTCTCAGCGCCGGGTTCATGGTCAAGGCCCGGGGTGGCGGCACCGATGAAATCCTCTCGACGATTTTCGGCGTGTGCTTTTTCGCGGCATTTATCGAAGTGGTGTTGAGCCAGTTCATCGGCAAGCTGCGGATGCTGATCACACCCGTGGTGACCGGCACCATCATTACCCTGATGGGGCTTTCGCTGATCAAGGTCGCGATGACCGACATCGCCGGCGGCTTTGGCGCGGCGGACCTTGGCGCGGCCAGTCATCTGGGGTTGGCGGCGTTGGTGCTCGGCACGATCGTGGTGCTGAACCGGGTCGATGTGCCGTTCCTGCGCCTGGGGGCGATTGTCATTGGCCTGACCCTCGGTTACGTCGTGGCCTGGCTGATGGGCGACGTCAATTTCGCCAGCCTGCCCGACGTGCCGCTGATGAGCGTGCCGGTGCCGTTCAAGTACGGCTTCAATTTTGACTGGGTGGCGTTTGTGCCGGTGGCGGTGATTTTCCTGGTGTCGCCGCTGGAAGCCGCCGGTGACCTGACCGCCAACTCGATGATTTCCCGGCAACCGGTCAAGGGTCCGATTTACATCCGCCGGATCAAGTCCGGCCTGCTGGCTGACGGCCTGAACTCGGCCATGGCGGCGGTGTTCAACAGCATGCCGATGGTGACCTTCGCGCAAAACAACGGAGTGATCCAGCTCACCGGCGTGGCCAGCCGTTACGTGGCGTTCTTCATCGCCGGCCTGCTGGTGTTGCTGGGGCTGTTCCCGATGATTGGCGCGGTGCTGCAATTGATGCCCAAACCGGTGCTCGGCGGCGCGGAACTGGTGATGTTCGGCACCGTGGCGGTGGCCGGCATCAAGATCCTCGCCGAGGCCGGTCTGCATCGGCGCAACATGCTGATCGTGGCGATTTCCATCGGCATGGGCCTGGGGGTCGCAGCGGTGCCCGAAGTGCTGCGCGAGCTGCCCAAGGCGCTGCACAACATCTTCGAATCACCGATCACCGTCGGGGCGTTGTGCGCTATCGTGCTGAACATCTTCCTGCCCGAGGAATTCATCGAGCTGGAAGAGGACGATTTCGATCCGGAAGCGTCGATCTTGCAGGTCATGGAAAACCCCGATGTCCCGGCCAAGGGTGAACCCCCACGGCCTGCGGCAGTCGCACAGTTGAACCGCTAG
- a CDS encoding LEA type 2 family protein codes for MRSVHAVILSLLLLSLSACALFPHRDPLNINVVGIEPLQSQDMEVRFAVKIRVQNPNETPIDYNGVALDLEVNGQPLASGVSDQSGSIARFSETVLSVPVSVSAFSVLRQTLGLSQTQTLNNLPYVLRGKLAGGLFGTVRFVDTGKLSLPGSTAGTRSYRQ; via the coding sequence ATGCGCAGCGTCCACGCCGTCATCCTTTCTCTGCTGTTGCTCTCCCTGAGCGCCTGCGCCCTCTTCCCCCATCGCGATCCGTTGAACATCAACGTGGTCGGCATCGAGCCGCTGCAAAGCCAGGATATGGAAGTGCGCTTTGCCGTGAAGATCCGGGTACAGAACCCCAACGAAACGCCGATCGACTACAACGGCGTGGCGCTGGATCTGGAAGTCAATGGCCAGCCACTGGCGTCCGGCGTCAGCGATCAGTCGGGCTCGATTGCACGCTTTTCCGAAACCGTGCTGAGCGTGCCGGTGAGCGTTTCGGCGTTCTCGGTGTTACGCCAGACGTTGGGGCTGAGCCAGACGCAGACACTGAATAATCTTCCCTACGTGTTACGCGGCAAACTGGCGGGCGGCTTGTTTGGAACGGTGCGCTTCGTGGACACCGGGAAGCTGAGTTTGCCGGGGTCGACAGCCGGAACTCGGTCATACCGACAATGA
- a CDS encoding LysR family transcriptional regulator yields the protein MLGQLHDLDLQLLRLFVRVVECGGFSAAQGELGLSQSSISQQMARLETRLGYRLCSRGKGGFRVTPKGEQLLSATRGLFESIEAFRHQSNGVAGRLIGEVRLGLSEALDQSVLQKVADAIRRFRERDESVRIELMSAMPGEMERLLLQQRLDLAIGYFSQVQSAFDYRELFSETQHLYCAPGHPLFTDDAPDDLALQACDRVDHPYRFLRSDEPFQGKLCSARSEQVEGTLAFILSGKHVGYLPEHFARSWEDKGLLRAVRRDDLSFDVAFHLARHRAQVPGDAQKAFEEDLLAAFE from the coding sequence ATGCTCGGTCAACTCCACGACCTCGACCTGCAACTGCTGCGCCTGTTTGTCCGCGTGGTGGAATGCGGCGGGTTCAGCGCAGCGCAAGGTGAACTGGGGTTGAGCCAGTCGAGCATCAGCCAGCAAATGGCCAGACTCGAAACCCGGCTCGGCTATCGTTTGTGCAGTCGCGGCAAGGGTGGATTCCGGGTCACGCCCAAGGGCGAACAGTTGCTGAGCGCGACGCGCGGGCTGTTTGAGTCCATCGAAGCGTTCCGTCATCAATCCAACGGTGTGGCGGGTCGGTTGATCGGCGAAGTGCGCCTGGGTTTGTCCGAAGCGCTTGATCAATCGGTGCTGCAAAAAGTCGCCGATGCCATCCGTCGCTTTCGTGAACGGGACGAATCGGTGCGCATCGAGTTGATGAGCGCCATGCCCGGTGAAATGGAACGCCTGTTGCTGCAACAACGGCTGGACCTGGCGATCGGCTATTTCTCCCAAGTGCAAAGCGCGTTTGACTACCGCGAACTGTTCAGCGAAACCCAGCACCTGTACTGCGCCCCGGGTCATCCGTTGTTCACCGACGACGCGCCGGACGATCTGGCGTTGCAGGCGTGCGACCGGGTCGATCATCCCTATCGTTTTCTGCGCAGTGACGAGCCGTTTCAAGGCAAATTATGTTCGGCACGGTCCGAGCAGGTCGAAGGCACCCTCGCCTTCATCCTGTCCGGCAAGCATGTCGGCTATTTGCCTGAACATTTTGCCCGCAGCTGGGAAGACAAAGGTTTGCTGCGCGCCGTGCGCCGGGATGACCTGAGTTTTGATGTGGCGTTTCATCTGGCGCGCCATCGTGCCCAGGTGCCGGGGGATGCGCAGAAAGCCTTTGAAGAAGACCTGCTCGCCGCGTTTGAATGA